One part of the Thermodesulfobacterium commune DSM 2178 genome encodes these proteins:
- the hydF gene encoding [FeFe] hydrogenase H-cluster maturation GTPase HydF, whose product MNIPKGQRLHIALFGRRNVGKSSLINALTGQELAIVSDIPGTTTDPVEKSMEILPLGPVVIIDTAGIDDVGKLGELRKKKSYEVLNKADLVLLVIDPMTGFGEFEEEVVKKAKEYDTPLVHVINKIDLYPQAKTQKFPEPKVFVSAKTKEGIDELKQVIIKHAPKDWALPTIVGDLIKPGDFVVCVVPVDKAAPKGRLILPQQMVIRDILDNEAIALVVKERELRFVFEKTKVKPSLVITDASVYTKVSADTPPDIRLTSFSVLFARYKGDLQTLVEGVLAVKTLKPGDKVLIAEACTHHPVEDDIGRVKIPRWLRAQVGQDLEIEVKAGGGPLPENLEQYKLIVHCGACMLNRKEMLSRIMQAKSAKVPIVNYGVMLAYMHGILKRALSPFPHLQRLVVSEIRDYKKIADDFKCIKAFFLKRTNN is encoded by the coding sequence ATGAATATACCTAAGGGACAAAGGCTTCACATAGCCCTTTTTGGAAGGAGAAACGTGGGAAAATCTTCTTTGATTAATGCTTTAACCGGACAAGAACTTGCGATTGTTTCGGATATTCCAGGAACTACCACTGACCCGGTAGAAAAAAGTATGGAGATTCTTCCCTTAGGGCCTGTGGTAATCATAGATACAGCTGGAATTGACGATGTAGGTAAACTTGGGGAGTTGCGGAAAAAGAAGTCTTATGAAGTGTTAAATAAAGCAGATTTGGTGTTGCTGGTAATTGACCCTATGACAGGTTTCGGAGAATTTGAGGAAGAGGTAGTAAAAAAGGCTAAGGAGTATGATACTCCGTTAGTGCATGTGATAAATAAAATAGACCTTTATCCTCAGGCTAAAACACAAAAATTTCCAGAACCTAAGGTTTTCGTAAGTGCTAAGACTAAAGAAGGGATAGACGAGTTAAAACAGGTGATCATAAAGCATGCACCCAAAGACTGGGCTCTTCCAACTATAGTAGGAGATTTGATAAAACCTGGAGATTTTGTGGTATGTGTAGTCCCGGTAGATAAAGCAGCTCCTAAAGGTAGACTTATTTTGCCTCAACAGATGGTTATAAGAGACATTTTAGATAATGAAGCTATCGCCTTGGTGGTAAAAGAAAGGGAGCTTAGGTTTGTTTTTGAAAAGACCAAGGTTAAACCAAGTCTGGTGATAACAGATGCCTCGGTTTACACCAAAGTTTCTGCAGACACTCCACCAGACATAAGGCTTACGTCTTTTTCTGTTCTTTTCGCAAGATATAAGGGGGATTTGCAAACCCTGGTAGAAGGGGTTCTTGCTGTAAAGACACTTAAGCCTGGAGATAAAGTGTTGATCGCAGAGGCTTGTACCCATCATCCTGTAGAAGATGATATAGGTAGGGTAAAAATTCCCAGATGGCTTAGGGCTCAGGTAGGACAAGACCTTGAAATAGAGGTAAAAGCAGGTGGAGGGCCTCTTCCTGAAAACCTTGAGCAATATAAACTGATCGTTCATTGCGGAGCTTGCATGCTAAATAGAAAAGAAATGCTTTCAAGGATTATGCAGGCTAAGAGTGCCAAGGTTCCTATCGTAAATTATGGGGTAATGTTGGCCTACATGCATGGGATTTTAAAAAGAGCTCTTTCTCCTTTTCCTCATTTGCAACGGTTGGTTGTTTCTGAAATCAGAGATTATAAAAAAATCGCAGATGACTTTAAATGCATAAAAGCTTTCTTTTTAAAAAGAACAAACAACTAA
- a CDS encoding [Fe-Fe] hydrogenase large subunit C-terminal domain-containing protein, with protein sequence MVSKVRTFKSEKGLSQDAGTYRRGELRGIIRINEEVCVGCDTCRGVCPADAIEGSVGEKHKINLDKCVVCGQCLINCPFDAVEQMSFVEDVLPKLKDKQTKVVAIVAPAVRVAIAEEFGAKPGTLALGRLWVALKKAGFEIYDNNFAADQTILEEGTELLARIAAHAGLKELPVYLWDKKLVLEVEEYKHKPLPQFTSCCPAWVRYVELYYPDLIPYLSTCKSPQQMAGATAKTYGAKDVWKVAVEKVYTVGVMPCTAKIFEAFRPEFNSAGKYHKNESIRDVDAVLTTRDLAEIFRRLNIDFMSLPEERDPKNFMWYSGGATIFGVSGGVMEAAIRFAFHVLSGKEPSPTASEWEFHDVRGLTNPVVRATVTIPLRPEYQKVFNDKVIRLKVCVVNGIGHNGAHLKPVVEEVLRGKSPYQFIEVMTCPGGCINGGGQPKQAMSIGFIQKIFYKLGRA encoded by the coding sequence ATGGTTAGTAAAGTTAGAACTTTCAAATCAGAAAAAGGGTTATCTCAAGATGCAGGTACTTACAGAAGAGGAGAACTTAGAGGTATCATTCGGATAAACGAAGAAGTTTGTGTAGGATGTGATACTTGTAGAGGAGTTTGTCCTGCTGATGCTATAGAAGGTTCTGTAGGAGAAAAGCATAAGATCAACTTAGACAAATGTGTGGTATGTGGGCAGTGTTTGATTAACTGTCCTTTTGATGCTGTTGAGCAGATGAGCTTTGTGGAGGATGTGTTGCCTAAACTAAAAGACAAACAAACCAAGGTGGTGGCGATAGTGGCTCCTGCGGTAAGGGTAGCTATAGCAGAAGAGTTTGGCGCAAAGCCTGGGACCTTAGCCTTAGGGAGACTCTGGGTTGCGCTTAAAAAGGCTGGATTTGAGATTTATGACAACAACTTTGCGGCTGACCAGACTATCTTAGAAGAAGGGACAGAACTTTTAGCAAGGATTGCCGCACATGCAGGATTAAAGGAACTACCTGTTTATCTATGGGATAAAAAATTGGTGTTAGAAGTAGAGGAATATAAACACAAACCTTTACCACAGTTTACCTCTTGTTGTCCTGCTTGGGTAAGGTATGTAGAGCTTTATTATCCTGATCTTATTCCATACCTTTCAACCTGTAAATCTCCTCAGCAGATGGCTGGAGCTACGGCTAAGACCTATGGAGCTAAAGATGTGTGGAAAGTTGCGGTAGAAAAGGTTTATACCGTAGGGGTTATGCCATGTACAGCTAAGATTTTTGAGGCTTTTAGGCCTGAGTTTAATTCTGCCGGTAAATATCATAAAAATGAGAGTATAAGGGATGTAGACGCGGTACTTACTACCAGAGATTTGGCAGAAATTTTTAGAAGACTTAACATCGATTTTATGAGCTTGCCAGAGGAAAGGGACCCTAAAAATTTTATGTGGTATTCAGGAGGTGCTACCATTTTTGGTGTAAGTGGAGGGGTGATGGAGGCTGCGATAAGGTTTGCTTTTCATGTTCTCTCTGGGAAAGAACCTTCTCCTACTGCTTCAGAATGGGAGTTTCATGATGTAAGAGGGCTTACTAACCCTGTAGTCAGAGCTACGGTGACCATACCTTTGAGACCTGAATATCAAAAAGTTTTTAATGATAAAGTTATAAGACTTAAGGTTTGTGTAGTAAATGGTATTGGCCATAATGGGGCCCATTTAAAGCCAGTGGTTGAAGAAGTGCTTAGAGGAAAAAGCCCTTATCAATTTATAGAGGTTATGACCTGTCCAGGGGGTTGTATTAATGGAGGAGGGCAGCCCAAACAGGCGATGAGTATAGGGTTTATTCAAAAAATATTTTATAAGCTGGGTAGGGCTTAA
- the hydE gene encoding [FeFe] hydrogenase H-cluster radical SAM maturase HydE — protein sequence MHKSFLFKKNKQLTENNLIEKALSGIKFSKEEIAFLLLEANPEWVYEIANEIKKRVKGNVVYLRAIIEFSNYCRNNCLYCGIRRDNRELKRYRMKEEEILEIAEKISKQGFKTIVLQSGEDPFWDAKRLSRLIKEIKNLGVVVTLSVGEMDYEDYKVLKEAGADRFLLKHETIDKRLFSWLKPDTNLTKRVRCLNWLKKLGYETGTGCIVGLPGQRIETLVEDLLFLQEISPEMVGHGPFIPHPQTPLAFFPSGNPWLTLKLIALTRMILPKANIPATTALNVLAPDLRFKAFLAGANVLMPDLTPDQYKLHYEIYPGKGSYRINLEEYFRFFEKENLRTDLKPV from the coding sequence ATGCATAAAAGCTTTCTTTTTAAAAAGAACAAACAACTAACCGAAAACAACCTGATAGAAAAGGCTTTATCAGGGATAAAGTTTTCAAAAGAAGAAATTGCCTTTCTTCTTTTAGAAGCCAACCCTGAGTGGGTATATGAGATAGCTAATGAGATAAAGAAACGAGTAAAAGGAAATGTAGTTTATTTAAGAGCGATCATCGAGTTTTCCAACTATTGTAGAAACAACTGCCTTTATTGTGGCATAAGAAGAGATAACAGGGAACTCAAACGTTATCGCATGAAGGAAGAAGAAATTTTAGAAATAGCAGAAAAAATAAGCAAACAAGGTTTTAAGACCATAGTTTTACAATCTGGTGAGGACCCTTTTTGGGATGCTAAGAGGTTGAGTCGTTTGATTAAAGAAATTAAAAATTTAGGGGTGGTAGTTACCCTATCTGTAGGTGAAATGGATTATGAGGATTATAAGGTTTTAAAAGAGGCTGGAGCTGACAGGTTTTTACTCAAACATGAAACGATAGACAAAAGACTTTTTAGTTGGTTAAAGCCAGATACTAATTTAACAAAGAGGGTTCGTTGTTTAAACTGGTTGAAGAAGCTTGGATATGAAACTGGAACAGGTTGTATCGTAGGGTTACCTGGACAGAGAATAGAGACCTTGGTCGAAGACCTTCTTTTTTTACAAGAAATTAGCCCAGAGATGGTAGGGCATGGCCCATTTATTCCTCATCCTCAAACTCCTCTGGCTTTTTTCCCTTCTGGAAACCCTTGGTTAACCCTTAAACTGATAGCCTTAACCAGGATGATTCTTCCAAAAGCTAACATTCCTGCCACTACAGCTTTAAACGTTTTAGCACCTGATTTAAGGTTTAAGGCTTTTCTAGCTGGTGCTAATGTTCTTATGCCAGACTTAACTCCAGATCAATATAAGCTCCATTATGAAATATATCCAGGAAAAGGAAGTTACCGGATAAATTTAGAGGAATATTTTCGGTTTTTTGAAAAAGAAAACCTAAGGACTGACCTGAAACCTGTTTAG
- a CDS encoding 3'-5' exonuclease — translation MLTTTLKRTYYTFFRKKKNLSWEVDLNKKVKDTTFVVIDTETTGLDLKKDEVISVGAYKIVDLTLSFSEKLILYLKTDLCRIEDSIKIHGITPDKLKNGLERKEALHQFLEFTKGAVLVGYFLEFDLEMLKKHLKEELNLNLSFYGFDVLDLYPKKTLDRIPKLNELLEEYDLPTTSFHNALEDAYMTALLFLKLVYSYRNKKLKQLPLKII, via the coding sequence GTGTTAACCACAACTTTAAAGAGGACTTACTATACTTTTTTTCGAAAAAAGAAAAACTTAAGTTGGGAGGTCGACCTAAATAAAAAAGTAAAAGATACCACTTTCGTGGTGATAGACACCGAAACCACAGGGCTTGATTTAAAAAAAGACGAGGTTATCTCTGTAGGTGCTTATAAGATTGTTGATCTTACCCTTTCTTTTTCTGAAAAACTAATTTTATACTTAAAAACAGACCTGTGTAGAATTGAAGACTCTATCAAGATTCACGGGATTACACCAGACAAACTTAAAAACGGTCTTGAAAGAAAGGAGGCCTTGCATCAATTTTTAGAGTTTACCAAGGGTGCAGTATTGGTAGGATATTTTTTAGAGTTTGACTTAGAAATGCTAAAAAAACATCTCAAAGAAGAACTAAACCTTAACCTCTCTTTTTATGGGTTTGATGTCTTAGACCTTTATCCTAAAAAGACCTTAGATAGAATTCCTAAGCTTAATGAACTGTTAGAAGAATATGATTTACCTACCACCAGTTTTCACAATGCTTTAGAAGATGCCTACATGACTGCTTTGCTTTTTTTAAAATTAGTTTATTCTTACAGGAATAAAAAACTGAAACAACTACCGCTAAAAATTATTTAA
- a CDS encoding iron hydrogenase small subunit produces MQKVNRRDFIKFLGITYVAFTVGVPKIVYSQEKVKENFFETSVGREKLELIKARQSAQYKDDKIVREKFKIAASHQNPMIKEFYTKFAQHPLSGISERLLHTYYKKRR; encoded by the coding sequence ATGCAAAAAGTAAACAGAAGAGATTTTATAAAGTTTTTAGGTATAACCTATGTAGCCTTTACCGTAGGGGTGCCTAAGATAGTTTATTCTCAGGAAAAGGTTAAAGAAAACTTCTTTGAAACCTCTGTAGGTAGAGAAAAGCTTGAGCTTATTAAAGCAAGACAGTCTGCTCAGTATAAGGACGATAAGATAGTAAGAGAAAAATTTAAAATAGCTGCAAGCCATCAAAATCCGATGATTAAAGAATTTTACACAAAGTTTGCCCAGCATCCTTTAAGTGGAATAAGCGAAAGACTTTTACATACCTATTATAAGAAAAGAAGATAA
- the hydG gene encoding [FeFe] hydrogenase H-cluster radical SAM maturase HydG: MFLNFETVETQSLADQIIKENEIERYLEKGRDFINDEEIWEKLNKHVEPDPVRVREILAKSLAIETLEPDELAVLINVKDPELWEEMFATAREIKKKVYDNRIVTFAPLYCGNLCINNCLYCGFRRENKVIKRRVLTIEEVKREAEVLAGEIGHKRLIVVYGEHPATGAEYIRDTIEAIYSVKVKTRRGYGQIRRVNVNAAPMSIDELKMLKEVGIGTYQVFQETYHHETYAQIHPKGTVKHHYQWRLYCHHRALEAGVDDVGLGVLFGLYDWRFELMGLLYHARDLEKKFGIGPHTISFPRLEPAANTPFVQETKYKVSDEDFKKVICLIRLAVPYTGMILTAREPAHIRREILGLGIVTQTDASTKIGIGAYSDRYTEQELERQQFQIGDPRSLEEVIRELAEMGYITSFCTAGYRCGRTGERIMDLLVKGKERIFCKLNAVLTFKEWLDDFASEETKEVAQKVIEKEMEELKGMVPEGVYQKLLEYYQRIENGERDLYF, from the coding sequence ATGTTTTTAAACTTTGAAACGGTAGAGACACAAAGTCTGGCAGATCAGATAATAAAAGAAAATGAAATAGAAAGGTATTTAGAGAAGGGAAGGGACTTTATCAACGACGAGGAAATTTGGGAAAAATTAAACAAACATGTTGAGCCAGACCCGGTTAGGGTAAGAGAAATTTTAGCCAAGTCTCTTGCTATCGAGACCCTTGAACCTGATGAACTGGCGGTTTTGATAAACGTCAAAGACCCGGAACTTTGGGAAGAAATGTTTGCTACGGCAAGAGAGATTAAAAAGAAGGTATACGACAACCGGATTGTTACCTTTGCGCCACTTTATTGTGGAAATCTTTGCATCAACAACTGTCTTTATTGTGGTTTTAGAAGAGAAAACAAGGTAATCAAGAGAAGGGTACTTACCATAGAAGAGGTTAAAAGAGAAGCAGAGGTTTTAGCAGGAGAGATAGGGCATAAAAGGCTGATAGTGGTTTATGGAGAGCATCCTGCTACCGGGGCTGAATATATTAGAGATACGATAGAGGCTATCTATTCGGTAAAGGTGAAGACCCGAAGGGGATATGGACAGATCAGGAGGGTAAACGTTAACGCTGCCCCTATGTCTATAGACGAGCTCAAGATGCTTAAGGAAGTAGGCATAGGAACTTATCAGGTGTTTCAAGAGACCTATCATCACGAAACCTATGCCCAAATCCATCCCAAAGGAACGGTAAAACATCATTATCAGTGGAGGCTTTATTGTCATCACAGAGCTTTAGAGGCAGGTGTAGATGATGTAGGACTGGGGGTGCTTTTTGGTCTTTATGACTGGAGGTTTGAGTTGATGGGACTTTTATACCATGCACGAGACCTTGAGAAAAAGTTTGGGATAGGCCCACATACCATTTCCTTTCCCAGGCTTGAACCTGCGGCTAATACCCCCTTTGTGCAGGAGACAAAATATAAAGTTTCAGACGAGGATTTTAAAAAAGTAATCTGTTTAATCAGGCTGGCTGTCCCATATACGGGTATGATACTTACCGCAAGAGAACCTGCTCATATAAGAAGAGAAATCTTAGGTTTAGGAATTGTGACCCAAACGGATGCCTCAACCAAGATAGGAATAGGAGCTTATTCTGATAGGTATACAGAACAAGAGTTAGAAAGACAGCAGTTTCAGATAGGAGATCCTCGGAGTCTTGAAGAAGTAATAAGGGAACTTGCTGAGATGGGGTATATCACAAGCTTTTGCACTGCAGGTTATCGTTGTGGAAGAACAGGAGAAAGGATAATGGACCTCCTGGTTAAAGGGAAAGAACGAATCTTTTGTAAGTTAAATGCTGTCCTTACCTTTAAAGAATGGCTTGATGATTTTGCCTCAGAAGAAACTAAGGAGGTAGCCCAAAAGGTTATAGAAAAAGAGATGGAAGAACTTAAAGGTATGGTTCCTGAAGGGGTTTATCAAAAACTTTTAGAGTATTATCAGAGGATTGAGAATGGAGAGAGAGACCTTTATTTCTAA
- a CDS encoding aspartate ammonia-lyase, translated as MFRKEIDFLGEKLVPQEAYYGIHTLRALENFPLSEERVHRELVWAIGLVKKACAFANKELGFLEEKKAYAILEACEELAEGRFDDQILIHPLAGGAGTSFNMNVNEVIANRALEILGHPKGRYEIVHPIEDVNLHQSTNDVFPTSVKIAVLRLLKELAQEVALLQGEFQKKEKEFAQVLKVGRTEMQDACPVTLGQEFGAWAEALNRDWWRLNKASERVRQVNLGGTAVGTGLNCPNEFVEIAIEKLREITGLPVAKAENLFEATQNLDALCEVSGFLKTLAANLIKIAGDLRFLSSGPKAGIGEIKLPELQAGSSIMPGKVNPVVPEMVIQVGIKTIAADHAITLGCSLGNLELNPFLPLISQELITSLKLLKKSCNILREKCISGITVNQERCKELFNQSACVITAFSPYLGYEVCAEVYKEAVSSGKRVEEILLARGYFTEEELRLILDPQELTTPGIAGLEKLKEIIQKRGDKECF; from the coding sequence TTGTTTAGAAAAGAAATTGATTTTCTGGGAGAAAAACTTGTTCCACAGGAAGCCTACTATGGTATTCACACCTTAAGGGCCTTAGAAAATTTTCCGCTATCTGAAGAAAGGGTTCATAGAGAGCTTGTCTGGGCTATAGGTTTGGTTAAAAAAGCCTGTGCCTTTGCTAACAAAGAGCTTGGTTTTTTAGAGGAAAAAAAGGCTTATGCTATTTTAGAGGCCTGTGAAGAACTTGCTGAGGGAAGGTTTGATGACCAAATTCTAATCCATCCTCTGGCAGGAGGTGCAGGCACCTCCTTTAACATGAACGTTAACGAAGTCATTGCTAATCGTGCTCTTGAAATTCTGGGTCATCCTAAAGGAAGGTATGAGATCGTGCATCCTATAGAAGACGTAAACCTACATCAGTCAACCAACGATGTTTTCCCAACCTCAGTGAAGATAGCGGTTTTAAGACTTTTGAAGGAGTTGGCTCAAGAGGTAGCACTTCTTCAAGGAGAGTTTCAGAAAAAGGAAAAAGAGTTTGCCCAAGTCTTAAAGGTTGGTAGGACTGAGATGCAAGATGCTTGCCCTGTAACTTTAGGGCAAGAATTTGGAGCTTGGGCTGAAGCCTTAAATCGAGACTGGTGGAGGTTAAATAAAGCCTCAGAAAGGGTAAGACAGGTAAACCTTGGAGGAACAGCTGTAGGTACAGGTCTAAACTGCCCCAACGAATTCGTAGAAATAGCCATAGAAAAGTTGAGAGAAATTACAGGACTTCCGGTGGCTAAAGCAGAAAACCTCTTTGAGGCTACACAAAATCTGGATGCTCTTTGTGAAGTTTCTGGGTTTTTGAAAACCTTAGCGGCAAACCTTATTAAAATAGCAGGAGACCTAAGATTTCTTTCTTCTGGACCTAAGGCAGGTATAGGAGAAATTAAACTTCCAGAGTTGCAGGCTGGTTCCTCTATCATGCCAGGAAAGGTGAACCCGGTTGTTCCTGAGATGGTAATTCAAGTAGGTATAAAGACGATAGCAGCAGACCATGCCATAACTTTGGGATGTAGCCTTGGTAATTTAGAGTTAAACCCTTTTTTACCGCTTATCTCTCAAGAACTTATCACAAGCTTAAAGCTTCTTAAAAAAAGTTGTAATATCCTTAGAGAAAAATGTATATCAGGCATAACTGTTAATCAAGAACGATGTAAAGAATTGTTTAACCAAAGTGCTTGTGTGATCACAGCCTTTAGTCCCTATTTAGGTTATGAAGTTTGTGCAGAGGTTTATAAAGAGGCTGTGAGTTCAGGTAAAAGGGTAGAAGAGATCTTGTTGGCTCGAGGTTATTTCACTGAAGAAGAGTTAAGGTTGATACTTGATCCTCAGGAGCTTACTACCCCAGGAATTGCCGGGTTAGAAAAGTTAAAAGAAATAATACAAAAAAGGGGGGATAAAGAATGTTTTTAA
- a CDS encoding putative nucleotidyltransferase substrate binding domain-containing protein, which yields MLQNSFFDQPLKNLPLKTPLIVGEEDSLDKVIKLMVEKEYSFVVVQGKEGLGIITERDILQKVVYQRKDPFGIKAKEIATFPLVSLSTDHRLFEAILLMAEKRLRKVAVFDKGILQGVLEDTDIISFQSKNLVSLLYQVELAHELEELAKLYSLVKEALLNQISEGFNPEYLGKYLAEINDRFIKKTWEITLKETELYFSAKFGFFVLGSEGRKEQSFKTDQDNALIYEDLPDRKKEVDLFFESFSSTFIENLLKVGFPPCPGGVMISNPLWRGDLQTWKKRLSNWMDCSQKEALLNLCIFLDFRMVYGDEEIEKEIRGWIKEKISKNKGLIVCLAAEAIRFESPLNFLGRFITEKEGPNKGKLDLKKTAIFPIVQGIRALALEYNLWHTNTFDRIDALKEEGILSLDFASELKEGYRFILSLQFLNQAKKLQTGQPPDNYLNPQELSKKDRDQLKQVFKTIKTFQEFLFRKYNLRFFT from the coding sequence ATGCTCCAGAATTCATTTTTTGATCAACCTTTAAAAAATCTACCCTTAAAAACTCCTCTTATTGTGGGGGAAGAAGATTCCTTAGATAAAGTAATTAAACTTATGGTAGAAAAAGAGTACAGTTTTGTTGTGGTGCAAGGAAAAGAAGGCTTAGGGATTATCACTGAAAGGGACATTTTACAAAAAGTGGTATATCAACGGAAAGACCCTTTTGGAATAAAAGCTAAAGAAATAGCCACCTTTCCTCTTGTCAGCCTTTCTACAGACCACCGTTTGTTTGAAGCCATCCTCCTTATGGCAGAAAAAAGACTAAGAAAAGTAGCGGTTTTTGATAAAGGAATCCTTCAAGGAGTACTTGAAGACACTGACATCATAAGTTTTCAAAGCAAAAACCTGGTTTCTCTTCTATATCAAGTGGAGTTGGCCCACGAGTTAGAGGAGTTAGCCAAACTTTATAGCCTGGTAAAAGAAGCATTGTTAAATCAAATTTCCGAAGGTTTTAACCCGGAGTACTTAGGGAAATACCTTGCAGAAATAAACGACAGGTTTATAAAAAAAACCTGGGAGATAACCTTAAAGGAGACAGAGCTTTATTTTTCGGCTAAGTTTGGATTCTTTGTACTTGGAAGTGAAGGAAGAAAAGAACAAAGTTTTAAAACCGACCAAGATAACGCCTTAATCTATGAAGATTTGCCAGATAGAAAAAAAGAGGTAGACCTTTTTTTTGAAAGCTTTTCTTCTACTTTTATCGAAAATCTTTTAAAAGTAGGATTTCCTCCTTGTCCTGGTGGGGTTATGATTTCTAATCCCCTTTGGCGAGGAGATCTGCAAACCTGGAAAAAGCGGCTTTCTAACTGGATGGACTGTTCTCAAAAAGAGGCTCTGCTTAATCTTTGTATTTTTTTAGATTTTCGAATGGTTTATGGAGATGAAGAGATAGAAAAGGAGATCAGAGGTTGGATAAAAGAAAAAATAAGTAAAAATAAAGGACTTATCGTGTGTCTTGCGGCAGAAGCCATAAGGTTTGAATCACCTCTTAATTTCTTGGGAAGGTTTATAACCGAAAAAGAAGGCCCTAACAAAGGTAAATTAGACCTTAAAAAAACAGCCATTTTTCCCATAGTCCAGGGGATTAGAGCTCTGGCTTTAGAGTACAACCTCTGGCATACAAATACCTTTGATAGAATCGATGCTCTAAAAGAGGAAGGGATTCTCTCTTTAGACTTTGCCTCTGAATTAAAAGAAGGATACAGGTTTATCCTTTCTCTTCAATTTTTGAATCAAGCCAAAAAACTCCAAACCGGACAACCCCCTGACAACTATTTAAACCCGCAAGAACTTTCTAAAAAAGACAGAGATCAACTAAAACAGGTTTTCAAAACGATCAAAACCTTCCAAGAATTCCTTTTCAGAAAATACAACCTGAGGTTTTTTACCTAA